One window from the genome of Acinetobacter sp. LoGeW2-3 encodes:
- a CDS encoding LysE/ArgO family amino acid transporter, translating into MWNAYLQGVFMGFSLILAIGAQNTFVLKQGLKQQHVFWVCLICALSDAILIALGVLGFGHWIQQHDVFTQLARYAGALFLLVYGVIHLKQAIQAGQSLQILQENSVNSLIKTCLTCLGFTWLNPHVYLDTVVLLGSISVKFHDMKAYFALGSMTASFLFFFSLGYGAKLLLRVFKSPRAWQILDVLIAIVMWGIALSLIFA; encoded by the coding sequence ATGTGGAATGCTTATCTACAAGGTGTGTTTATGGGCTTTAGCCTGATCCTTGCCATTGGAGCACAAAATACCTTTGTATTAAAACAAGGACTGAAACAGCAGCATGTATTCTGGGTCTGTCTGATCTGTGCATTATCAGATGCCATTCTGATTGCGCTGGGGGTACTTGGCTTTGGTCACTGGATTCAGCAGCATGACGTGTTTACCCAATTAGCTCGCTATGCTGGCGCACTATTCTTACTAGTCTATGGTGTAATACATTTGAAACAGGCTATACAAGCAGGGCAGTCTCTACAGATTCTGCAAGAGAATTCAGTCAATTCCTTAATCAAAACCTGTCTGACCTGTCTGGGTTTTACCTGGTTAAATCCGCATGTCTATCTGGATACGGTGGTGCTATTAGGTTCTATTTCGGTCAAGTTTCATGACATGAAAGCCTATTTTGCTTTGGGTAGTATGACTGCTTCATTCTTATTCTTTTTTAGCTTGGGCTATGGAGCAAAGCTATTATTGCGTGTGTTTAAAAGTCCACGTGCCTGGCAGATTCTGGATGTACTGATTGCAATAGTAATGTGGGGAATTGCATTATCCCTGATCTTTGCTTGA
- a CDS encoding YceI family protein, producing MNLILKNIIYAGCLSVACMSAAYASWSLTPKSNIGFSINSLGLTVVKGNFQQFKATMQFDSQKPEQASTEFTMQVDSLEVSKPSLKNMIMGEDLFDASRYKTVNFKSTQFKPNGTNRYQVLGNLTLRGVTRPVVFDTTLTPNKSNPNLLDVKSTTVINRSDFGMKKATAGVGEKVNIHLTGQWKAS from the coding sequence ATGAATCTAATCCTAAAAAATATAATCTATGCAGGATGCCTTTCAGTAGCATGTATGTCGGCAGCTTATGCCAGCTGGAGCTTGACGCCTAAAAGTAATATAGGTTTTAGCATCAATTCATTAGGTTTGACTGTGGTGAAAGGGAATTTTCAGCAGTTCAAAGCGACCATGCAGTTTGATTCACAAAAACCAGAACAGGCCTCAACTGAATTTACCATGCAGGTAGATAGCTTGGAGGTGTCCAAGCCAAGCCTGAAGAATATGATTATGGGTGAGGATTTGTTTGATGCTTCACGTTACAAAACTGTAAATTTTAAAAGTACCCAGTTTAAGCCAAATGGAACTAACCGTTATCAGGTATTGGGTAATCTGACCTTGCGTGGTGTAACGCGTCCGGTGGTATTTGACACCACATTAACACCAAATAAAAGCAATCCTAATCTACTCGATGTGAAATCAACCACCGTGATTAACCGTTCAGATTTCGGTATGAAAAAAGCGACTGCTGGTGTGGGTGAAAAGGTCAATATTCATCTGACTGGACAGTGGAAAGCCTCATAA
- a CDS encoding LysR family transcriptional regulator ArgP, with product MSLNSKYCDAFLAVAESQSFDAAAKILNVTASAVTLRVQSLEKALGQVLILRERPCKVTRAGQTLMEHLQQQRLREQQLLQQFYGLDADEFNVLHIATNADSLATWLLPTLSGVLLKENISLRFQVADQSQTHMLLETGKVNACISSQAQAMKGCQALLIGTMNYRMVATPAFIQRWFSQGIHRESLRKAPAIIYNGQDQLHSDVLLKYFGLTQQSYPFHYIPSSTAFAEAVFAGLGYGLVPDYQIADRIQQNRLVEILPECRTDVKLYWHHWKQQSPALKQLTQVILEQAEQHLNYPVSG from the coding sequence ATGTCACTTAATTCCAAATATTGTGATGCCTTTCTGGCAGTGGCTGAATCTCAAAGTTTTGATGCAGCAGCCAAAATACTAAATGTCACGGCTTCAGCAGTGACCTTAAGAGTACAAAGTCTAGAGAAAGCCTTAGGGCAAGTGCTGATCTTACGCGAACGTCCCTGTAAGGTTACCCGTGCCGGACAGACATTGATGGAACACCTACAACAACAGCGTTTACGTGAACAGCAACTGTTACAGCAATTTTATGGTTTAGATGCTGACGAATTTAATGTACTGCATATTGCGACTAATGCCGATTCATTGGCGACATGGTTACTACCTACTCTGTCTGGAGTTTTACTGAAAGAGAATATCAGTCTGAGATTCCAAGTTGCGGATCAAAGTCAGACCCATATGCTCTTGGAAACTGGAAAAGTGAACGCCTGCATCAGTTCACAGGCTCAAGCCATGAAAGGCTGTCAGGCGCTGTTAATTGGTACGATGAATTATAGAATGGTGGCAACACCTGCATTTATTCAGCGTTGGTTTAGCCAAGGTATCCATCGTGAATCACTGCGGAAGGCACCTGCAATTATTTATAACGGTCAGGATCAGCTGCATAGCGATGTCTTATTGAAGTACTTTGGCTTAACACAGCAAAGCTATCCATTTCATTATATTCCCTCTTCAACTGCTTTTGCCGAAGCAGTCTTTGCCGGGTTGGGTTATGGACTGGTACCTGATTATCAGATTGCTGATCGAATACAGCAAAATAGACTGGTAGAAATTCTTCCCGAATGCAGAACAGATGTGAAGCTATATTGGCATCACTGGAAACAGCAGTCTCCAGCCTTAAAACAACTTACGCAAGTTATTTTGGAACAGGCAGAACAGCATTTAAATTATCCTGTTTCAGGCTAG